A genomic window from Dermacentor silvarum isolate Dsil-2018 chromosome 9, BIME_Dsil_1.4, whole genome shotgun sequence includes:
- the LOC119465103 gene encoding coiled-coil domain-containing protein 12 — protein MAADDQVGSLEEQALKRKERLRALREKKTGANDAEEGDKAKQPVPESLPKPVFRSYRPEDEALKESVIPDISPAAIEEEIKEKIAVGDSEDLAKEVDLASLAPRKPDWDLKRDVSKKLEKLERRTKRAIAELIRERLSSGDSGADLATAVNTASGPQNIDSDED, from the coding sequence ATGGCCGCCGACGATCAAGTCGGTTCTCTAGAGGAGCAAGCGTTGAAGCGCAAGGAACGTCTTCGCGCGTTACGCGAGAAGAAAACAGGCGCCAACGACGCCGAAGAAGGCGATAAAGCCAAGCAACCGGTGCCGGAATCGCTGCCAAAGCCCGTATTCAGATCCTACAGACCCGAGGACGAAGCGCTCAAGGAGTCCGTGATCCCGGACATCTCTCCGGCTGCCATCGAAGAAGAGATCAAGGAGAAGATCGCCGTCGGCGATTCAGAAGACCTCGCCAAGGAGGTCGACCTAGCTTCGCTCGCGCCGAGGAAGCCCGACTGGGACTTGAAGCGCGACGTGTCCAAAAAGCTGGAGAAACTCGAGAGGCGCACCAAGAGGGCCATTGCCGAGTTGATCCGCGAGCGCCTCAGTTCGGGCGACAGCGGTGCCGACCTGGCCACGGCCGTGAACACGGCCAGCGGGCCGCAGAACATCGATTCCGACGAGGACTGA